One region of Microbacterium sp. M28 genomic DNA includes:
- a CDS encoding GNAT family N-acetyltransferase has protein sequence MQFEPGDRRRRLPRHLRQPDAAPEAFMYTIRPATARDLPDVREIYNHYVANSAVTFDSRRSTHRYWRDRLATLTKLGLPFLVAVAPSGNVLGYALVSPWQGRNSYRYTVEDSIYLGPGAGGKGLGTALLQALIEACEAIGLREIMAVISDSNAEASIRLHARLGFVEVGRLGKVDYKFGRSIGSVYLQRRLAPKGRRWGMRSAR, from the coding sequence ATGCAGTTCGAACCCGGTGATCGCCGTCGCCGCCTGCCGCGCCATCTGCGCCAGCCGGACGCGGCTCCCGAGGCTTTCATGTACACGATCCGGCCGGCGACGGCGCGCGATCTGCCCGATGTCCGCGAGATCTACAACCACTACGTCGCCAACTCAGCGGTCACCTTCGACAGCCGGCGCAGCACGCACCGCTACTGGCGCGACAGGCTCGCCACACTGACGAAGCTCGGCCTGCCGTTCCTCGTCGCGGTCGCGCCTTCGGGAAACGTCCTCGGCTACGCGCTGGTCTCGCCGTGGCAGGGGAGGAACTCGTATCGCTACACGGTCGAGGACTCGATCTACCTCGGCCCTGGCGCAGGCGGAAAGGGTCTAGGGACAGCGCTTCTGCAGGCTCTGATCGAGGCGTGCGAGGCCATCGGGCTGCGCGAGATCATGGCGGTCATCAGCGACAGCAACGCCGAGGCATCCATCCGGCTGCACGCGCGGCTCGGGTTCGTCGAGGTCGGCCGGCTGGGCAAGGTGGACTACAAGTTCGGTCGGTCGATCGGGTCGGTGTACCTGCAACGGCGTCTCGCGCCGAAGGGTCGGCGCTGGGGGATGCGCTCCGCCCGCTGA
- a CDS encoding SDR family oxidoreductase encodes MVTRRAVVTGASTGIGEATVRALRASGWDVVGVARREERLAALVADTGASAVACDLTDPDAVAALVSELESTGQVHALVQVAGGARGTDRIEDGSVDDWQWMYDVNVLATQRLVSGLMPLLRRAAEADGHADTVFVTSTAAQVAYPGGGGYNAAKAAESMLVRALRQELNGEPIRVVEVAPGMVHTEEFTLNRLGGDRVAADAVYAGVEEPLQAEDVADVIAYALNAPARVNLDLVTMRPVAQSAQHLLARGPLSPRLED; translated from the coding sequence ATGGTGACGAGGCGTGCAGTGGTGACCGGAGCGAGTACCGGAATCGGGGAGGCGACCGTCCGCGCGTTGCGCGCGAGCGGCTGGGACGTCGTCGGCGTGGCACGACGCGAGGAACGCCTGGCCGCGCTCGTCGCCGACACCGGCGCCTCCGCCGTCGCGTGCGATCTCACCGATCCGGATGCGGTCGCCGCGCTCGTCTCCGAACTCGAGTCGACCGGCCAGGTGCACGCTCTCGTCCAGGTCGCCGGCGGCGCCAGGGGCACGGATCGCATCGAGGACGGATCAGTCGACGACTGGCAGTGGATGTACGACGTCAACGTGCTCGCGACGCAGCGGCTCGTGTCGGGACTGATGCCGCTGCTGCGGCGCGCGGCCGAGGCCGACGGCCACGCCGACACCGTTTTCGTCACGTCGACGGCCGCGCAGGTGGCGTATCCCGGCGGTGGCGGGTACAACGCGGCGAAGGCGGCCGAGTCGATGCTCGTGCGCGCCCTGCGTCAGGAGTTGAACGGCGAACCGATCCGGGTCGTCGAGGTCGCCCCGGGGATGGTCCACACGGAGGAGTTCACCCTCAACAGGCTCGGCGGCGACCGCGTCGCGGCGGATGCCGTGTACGCCGGTGTCGAAGAGCCACTGCAGGCGGAGGACGTCGCCGACGTGATCGCGTACGCGTTGAACGCGCCGGCGCGCGTGAACCTCGATCTGGTGACGATGCGTCCGGTGGCGCAGTCCGCGCAGCACCTCCTGGCGCGCGGACCGCTCAGCCCGCGTCTCGAGGACTGA
- a CDS encoding ABC transporter permease, with protein MLRYALARGALLIAGLLVSSVLIFLTLRVFPGDVAQLIAGTQASQEQVEQLRESLGLNRPLVAQYLDWIGGILRGDLGTSMLSGASVGEELVLKAQVTVPLGILSLLIALLIAVPFGIVSAVLRGRAAGTGISVAAQAFAAVPVVWAGMMLIVVFAIWLGWLPAQGFPRDGWREPWQALRALLLPALTIGIVEGAMLLRFVRSATLQAAGQDFVRTAAAKGLSRNRALVQHGIPAVGLSIITVLGLQVAGIIVGSVVIEQLFTLPGIGRMLVADVGTRDLIKVQSELLVLTGFVLVVGFLVDLVHHIVDPRQREAT; from the coding sequence ATGCTGAGATACGCGCTCGCACGAGGAGCCCTGCTGATCGCGGGGCTCCTCGTGTCGAGCGTGCTGATCTTCCTCACTCTGCGGGTCTTCCCCGGAGACGTCGCCCAGTTGATCGCCGGCACCCAGGCGAGCCAGGAGCAGGTCGAGCAGCTGAGGGAATCGCTCGGGTTGAATCGGCCGCTCGTCGCCCAGTACCTCGACTGGATCGGGGGGATCCTGCGCGGCGACCTCGGCACGTCGATGCTGTCCGGTGCCTCGGTCGGCGAGGAGCTCGTGCTGAAAGCGCAGGTGACTGTACCGCTCGGCATCCTGTCCTTGCTGATCGCCCTGCTGATCGCGGTGCCCTTCGGCATCGTGTCCGCCGTGCTGCGCGGCCGTGCCGCGGGGACCGGGATCAGCGTCGCCGCGCAGGCGTTCGCCGCGGTCCCCGTCGTCTGGGCGGGGATGATGCTGATCGTCGTGTTCGCGATCTGGCTCGGCTGGCTGCCCGCCCAGGGCTTCCCGCGCGACGGATGGCGGGAGCCATGGCAGGCGCTGCGCGCCCTCCTGCTCCCCGCTCTGACGATCGGGATCGTCGAGGGAGCCATGCTGCTGCGGTTCGTGCGCAGCGCCACGCTGCAGGCCGCCGGCCAGGACTTCGTCCGGACGGCTGCCGCCAAGGGGCTCAGCCGCAATCGTGCGCTGGTCCAGCACGGCATCCCCGCGGTCGGGCTGTCGATCATCACGGTGCTGGGGCTGCAGGTCGCCGGGATCATCGTCGGCTCCGTCGTGATCGAGCAGCTGTTCACCCTGCCCGGTATCGGGCGGATGCTGGTGGCCGACGTCGGCACCCGCGATCTGATCAAGGTCCAGAGCGAGCTGCTGGTCCTCACCGGCTTCGTGCTCGTGGTCGGGTTCCTGGTGGACCTCGTGCACCACATCGTCGATCCTCGACAGCGGGAGGCCACATGA
- a CDS encoding ABC transporter ATP-binding protein: MSIIEARGLSREFAVPRRTMFAPARRSTALHPTDLDIAPGSSVGIIGESGSGKSTLVRLLLGLDLPTAGTVDVDGRRVDASASARSLHWLRRLTGLVFQDPYASLDPRMSAGRIIAEPLWALGIGGDHRARVREVLGQVGLDADMADRYPHEFSGGQRQRIALARAIVHRPRILVGDEPMSALDVTVRAQILELLAELKRTEDLTLLLVSHDIGVVQNLCDTVVVMKDGHIVERGSTDAVLLHPREEYTRALLAAIPVIEQRDS, from the coding sequence ATGAGCATCATCGAGGCCAGGGGGCTCAGCCGGGAGTTCGCCGTTCCCCGCCGGACCATGTTCGCGCCCGCCCGCAGATCCACGGCCCTGCACCCGACCGACCTGGACATCGCGCCAGGGTCGTCGGTCGGCATCATCGGCGAATCCGGTTCGGGGAAATCGACGCTCGTCCGGCTTCTGCTCGGACTCGATCTGCCCACCGCAGGCACCGTCGACGTCGATGGCCGTCGAGTGGATGCCTCGGCATCCGCCCGATCCCTGCACTGGCTGCGCCGACTCACCGGCCTGGTCTTCCAGGATCCGTACGCCTCGCTCGATCCGCGGATGAGCGCGGGGCGGATCATCGCCGAGCCGCTGTGGGCGCTCGGCATCGGCGGCGACCATCGTGCCCGCGTCCGGGAGGTCCTCGGGCAGGTGGGCCTGGACGCGGACATGGCCGACCGGTACCCGCACGAATTCTCAGGCGGCCAGCGCCAGCGGATCGCGCTCGCGCGGGCGATCGTGCACCGTCCGCGCATCCTCGTCGGCGACGAGCCGATGTCCGCGCTGGACGTCACCGTCCGCGCGCAGATCCTCGAACTGCTCGCCGAGCTCAAGCGGACCGAAGACCTGACGCTGCTGCTCGTGTCGCACGACATCGGCGTCGTGCAGAACCTCTGCGACACGGTCGTCGTCATGAAGGACGGTCACATCGTCGAGCGGGGCTCGACCGACGCGGTGCTGCTGCATCCGCGCGAGGAGTACACCAGGGCGCTGCTCGCCGCGATCCCGGTGATCGAGCAACGCGACAGCTGA
- a CDS encoding ATP-binding cassette domain-containing protein gives MSAPAQATARLTVSDLVVDIGGRRVIDGISFEVPSGARLGLIGESGSGKSLTALAILGLLPAGATASGSIRWGDTELLGMPDRELAHFRGDDIGIVFQEPRTALNPIRTVGRQIAESLRIHTGATRREAAARAIDEARRVRLPDPESIVGRYPHQLSGGQRQRVAIAMALACRPRLLIADEPTTALDVTIQAEILDLLLGLVQDEGMSLVFITHDLAVLARVATHGVVLEHGRVVESAPVSTLLSRPTSPITQGLLRDATATLWRPDGGAR, from the coding sequence GTGAGCGCTCCAGCCCAGGCCACGGCGCGGCTGACCGTGTCGGATCTCGTGGTCGATATCGGCGGCCGGCGCGTGATCGACGGCATCTCGTTTGAGGTGCCGTCGGGCGCCCGGCTCGGGCTGATCGGCGAGTCGGGTTCCGGCAAGTCGCTCACGGCGCTCGCGATCCTGGGCCTGCTGCCCGCAGGCGCCACGGCGAGCGGCAGCATCCGCTGGGGAGACACCGAGCTGCTCGGGATGCCGGACCGCGAACTCGCGCACTTCCGCGGCGACGACATCGGCATCGTGTTCCAGGAACCGCGCACCGCCCTCAACCCGATCCGCACCGTCGGGCGCCAGATCGCGGAATCCCTCCGCATCCACACGGGCGCCACGCGCCGGGAGGCCGCAGCACGCGCGATCGACGAGGCCCGGCGCGTGCGTCTGCCCGACCCGGAGTCGATCGTCGGTCGCTACCCGCATCAGCTGTCAGGCGGCCAGCGTCAGCGCGTGGCGATCGCCATGGCGCTCGCCTGCCGTCCTCGCCTGCTCATCGCCGACGAGCCCACGACCGCACTCGACGTCACGATCCAGGCCGAGATCCTGGACCTCCTGCTCGGCCTGGTGCAGGACGAGGGCATGTCGCTCGTGTTCATCACCCACGATCTCGCGGTCCTCGCCCGGGTCGCCACGCACGGCGTCGTGCTCGAGCACGGCCGTGTCGTCGAGTCGGCACCGGTGTCCACGCTGCTGAGCAGACCGACGTCCCCCATCACCCAGGGGCTGCTGCGCGACGCCACCGCCACTCTGTGGCGACCGGACGGAGGCGCACGATGA
- a CDS encoding ABC transporter permease, whose amino-acid sequence MTPRWLRALWNSATGRFGIIVVVVIAATALISLFWTPFTPLTTDLSDRWAAPSWPHLLGTDGTGRDILSLLMTGARTTVFVSIGAAIIATLVGVSLAALGALTARWMRETVAVLVDILIAFPVLIIAMMISSVWGGSLWVVIWSVGIGFGVNIARVTRPELRRVQQSDFVLAGRASGLTAAQSLTRHLLPNVAPVFIVQLSWSMAVAVLAEAGLSYLGFGASVVEPSWGILLADLQRYIGIHPLSVIWPGLAITLTVLGLNLLGDSLREATDPTLAHRAAEIHTPEVVA is encoded by the coding sequence ATGACGCCCCGCTGGCTGCGCGCGCTCTGGAACTCCGCGACCGGGCGCTTCGGCATCATCGTCGTCGTCGTGATCGCCGCAACCGCCCTGATCTCGCTGTTCTGGACGCCGTTCACCCCGCTGACCACCGATCTGAGCGACCGCTGGGCCGCCCCGAGCTGGCCGCACCTGCTCGGCACGGACGGCACAGGGCGCGACATCCTCAGCCTCCTCATGACCGGAGCCCGAACGACGGTGTTCGTGAGCATCGGGGCAGCGATCATCGCGACGCTGGTCGGTGTCTCGCTCGCCGCGCTCGGGGCCCTGACCGCCCGGTGGATGCGCGAGACCGTCGCCGTGCTCGTGGACATCCTCATCGCCTTCCCCGTGCTCATCATCGCGATGATGATCTCCTCCGTGTGGGGCGGGTCGCTGTGGGTCGTGATCTGGTCCGTCGGCATCGGGTTCGGGGTGAACATCGCCCGCGTGACGCGGCCCGAACTGCGGCGCGTGCAGCAGAGCGACTTCGTCCTCGCCGGTCGTGCGTCCGGCCTCACCGCGGCCCAGAGCCTCACCAGGCACCTGCTTCCGAACGTGGCCCCCGTGTTCATCGTGCAGCTGTCCTGGTCGATGGCGGTCGCCGTGCTCGCGGAGGCCGGTCTGAGCTACCTCGGATTCGGCGCGAGCGTCGTCGAACCGTCCTGGGGCATCCTGCTCGCCGACCTGCAGCGCTACATCGGCATCCATCCGCTGTCGGTCATCTGGCCAGGGCTCGCGATCACGCTCACCGTGCTCGGTCTCAACCTCCTCGGCGACAGCCTCCGGGAGGCCACCGACCCGACGCTCGCGCACCGCGCCGCCGAGATCCACACACCGGAGGTCGTCGCGTGA
- a CDS encoding uracil-DNA glycosylase, with the protein MLPRTLSQLADDGMIDQGWADALSPVADVIAGLGERLRAEQAAGRGYLPAGENVLRAFQRPLDDVRVLITGQDPYPTPGHPIGLSFAVEEHVRPLPRSLANIYRERATDLGIPPAPHGDLTAWSDQGVLLLNRVLTVRPGAAASHRGWGWEEVTDLAIRTLAARNRPLVAVLWGKDAAKLQPLLGTTPVIASAHPSPLSASRGFFGSRPFSRANALLEAQGADAVDWHVSGEHDGDGVLSF; encoded by the coding sequence ATGCTGCCGCGCACGCTGTCGCAGCTCGCCGACGACGGCATGATCGACCAGGGCTGGGCCGACGCGCTCTCGCCGGTCGCGGACGTCATCGCGGGACTGGGCGAGCGGCTGCGCGCCGAGCAGGCGGCCGGCCGCGGGTACCTGCCGGCGGGGGAGAACGTGCTCCGTGCCTTCCAGCGTCCACTGGACGACGTCCGCGTCCTCATCACCGGCCAGGACCCGTACCCGACGCCGGGGCATCCGATCGGTCTGTCGTTCGCCGTCGAGGAGCATGTCCGTCCGCTGCCGCGCAGCCTGGCCAACATCTACCGGGAACGGGCGACCGACCTCGGCATCCCACCCGCGCCGCACGGCGACCTGACGGCCTGGAGCGACCAGGGCGTCCTCCTGCTGAACAGGGTCCTCACGGTGCGGCCAGGGGCCGCGGCATCCCATCGCGGCTGGGGCTGGGAGGAGGTCACCGACCTCGCCATCCGCACTCTCGCCGCGCGGAACCGACCCCTCGTCGCGGTGCTGTGGGGCAAGGACGCCGCGAAGCTGCAACCGCTGTTGGGCACGACGCCTGTGATCGCATCCGCCCACCCGTCGCCGCTGTCGGCGAGCCGCGGATTCTTCGGGTCACGGCCTTTCTCCCGCGCCAACGCCCTGCTCGAAGCGCAGGGGGCGGATGCCGTGGACTGGCACGTCTCCGGAGAGCACGACGGGGACGGCGTGCTCTCGTTCTAA